In Microcoleus sp. AS-A8, the following are encoded in one genomic region:
- a CDS encoding response regulator, which produces MKKILVIEDEASVGVNILEILQLGNFDVILAQDGETGIQLAKQHIPDLIICDILMPGLDGYGVLTALREVTETALIPFIFLTAKTTHEDFRQGMNLGADDYLTKPFLQTELLEAVTVRLEKQAIFSEKYSAQYKRAKELQEKLQELQLLSETQDKLLKQFIEKLRNPLSNINMAIHMLKTMPPGMKRDRYLDILEAEFAQEIELLNQFSDLQDLLTPENIKLLRQFNLLNHPSV; this is translated from the coding sequence TGAAGCATCTGTTGGCGTCAACATTCTAGAAATCCTTCAATTGGGTAATTTTGATGTCATTCTTGCTCAGGACGGTGAAACGGGGATACAACTCGCGAAGCAGCACATCCCCGATTTAATTATTTGCGACATTCTAATGCCCGGATTAGATGGTTATGGTGTTCTGACTGCCTTGCGAGAGGTAACAGAAACAGCGCTAATTCCCTTCATTTTTCTCACAGCTAAAACTACCCATGAAGATTTTCGCCAGGGCATGAATTTAGGTGCTGATGATTATTTGACTAAACCTTTTCTTCAAACTGAACTGTTGGAAGCCGTGACGGTTCGACTCGAAAAACAAGCTATTTTTTCAGAAAAATATAGTGCCCAATATAAACGAGCTAAAGAGTTACAAGAAAAACTCCAAGAGCTTCAGCTACTCAGTGAAACTCAAGACAAGTTACTGAAGCAATTTATTGAAAAATTGCGTAATCCTTTAAGTAATATTAATATGGCGATTCATATGCTAAAGACAATGCCACCGGGGATGAAGCGCGATCGCTATTTAGATATTTTGGAAGCAGAGTTTGCCCAAGAAATTGAGCTTTTAAATCAATTCTCAGACCTTCAAGATCTGCTAACGCCAGAGAATATCAAGTTACTGCGTCAATTCAACCTGCTCAATCATCCATCAGTATGA